In Candidatus Krumholzibacteriia bacterium, the sequence GACCTGCATGCGCGGCGCCAGGCGGCGACCTTCATCATCGACGAGACGGTGCTGAAGAAGCTCTTCGACGAGCTGGCGCCCAAGTTCGAGGAACGCAAGGGCGGCTACACGCGCCTCATGCGCACCGGACTCCGCAAGGGGGATGGCGCCGACATGGCCATCCTCGAGCTGGTCACCCAGTCGGAGCCGCGCAAGAAGAAGGGCAACCGCAAGACCTCGGCCCATCTCGCGCCGTTCAAGACGGGGGAGGCCGGGAAGGGCAAGCGCAAGCGG encodes:
- the rplQ gene encoding 50S ribosomal protein L17 → MRHRKSVAKLGRTQAHRRAMLRNMVTSLLRHERIRTTAPKAKVARRYAERMITLGKRGDLHARRQAATFIIDETVLKKLFDELAPKFEERKGGYTRLMRTGLRKGDGADMAILELVTQSEPRKKKGNRKTSAHLAPFKTGEAGKGKRKRAAKKPTKASPKASKDAGEGAAAGA